In Zingiber officinale cultivar Zhangliang chromosome 1A, Zo_v1.1, whole genome shotgun sequence, a genomic segment contains:
- the LOC122038456 gene encoding uncharacterized protein LOC122038456 gives MTDGTKQILAKPIQLADQVSKLAADAQTNKQDCFELKLKAEKLAAVLRQAARVDVYERPARRIMDDTEQVLGKALTLVDKCLHSGLMHRLFSIIPGAAFTKMGIQIDNSIADVHWLIRVSTPAGEDDDDDHFHGLCPIAQNEPILTLIWGNIAALHTGHPDARSEAAAALISLARDNQHFAQLIITEDGVPPLLRLLKEGKAEAQENAARALGLLGRDPESVDFLVGANACTAFAKVLKDGPMKVQAVVAWAVAELASNNPKCQDVFAQNNVVRLLVGHLAFETVQEHSKYAIPSKAMSIHTVVLATNTAVGSAFPADDASEQALFRNPHADGGLSKSSQFHSVVQSTVASAKLAHQNNAGSSSATVPWKTQQHSTLVSGHRAREMEDPSTKANMKAMAAKALWQLAKGNADICRNITESRALLCFAVLLEKGTGDVRYNSAMALMEITRVAEHNADLRKSAFKPNSPAAKAVIDQFLQILEEGEYNDLLIPSITAFGCLSRTFRATETRIIAPLVRLLDEKDVAVMREAVVALTKFACTENYLHVSHSQAMIEAGGARHLIQLVYLGEQVQTEALILLCYIAKHVPDSHELAETEVLSALSWASKQQHLVQDQRLDELLPEAKSRLELYQSRRV, from the coding sequence ATGACGGACGGGACGAAGCAGATCCTGGCTAAACCGATCCAGCTCGCGGATCAGGTGAGCAAGTTGGCGGCCGATGCGCAGACCAACAAGCAGGACTGCTTCGAGTTGAAGCTGAAAGCCGAAAAATTGGCCGCCGTCCTCCGCCAGGCCGCCCGCGTTGACGTCTACGAGCGGCCAGCCCGCCGGATCATGGACGACACTGAGCAGGTTCTCGGCAAGGCTCTCACCCTCGTCGACAAGTGCCTCCATAGCGGATTGATGCATCGCCTGTTCAGCATCATCCCTGGCGCCGCCTTCACCAAGATGGGCATCCAGATCGACAATTCCATAGCCGACGTCCACTGGCTCATCCGTGTCTCCACCCCCGCCGGCGAAGACGATGACGACGACCACTTCCACGGTCTCTGCCCTATCGCCCAGAACGAGCCCATCCTGACTCTCATCTGGGGTAACATCGCCGCGCTCCACACCGGGCATCCGGACGCCCGCTCCGAGGCCGCCGCCGCTCTCATCTCGCTCGCCCGCGACAACCAGCACTTCGCCCAGCTCATCATCACAGAGGACGGCGTGCCGCCGCTGCTCCGCCTTCTCAAGGAGGGCAAGGCGGAGGCGCAGGAGAACGCCGCGCGCGCCCTCGGTCTCCTTGGTCGCGATCCCGAGAGCGTTGATTTTCTTGTTGGGGCGAACGCCTGCACCGCCTTTGCCAAGGTCCTTAAGGACGGACCCATGAAGGTCCAAGCCGTCGTGGCTTGGGCAGTCGCGGAGCTCGCTTCCAATAACCCTAAATGCCAGGACGTCTTCGCCCAGAACAACGTCGTTCGCCTCCTCGTAGGCCACCTCGCCTTCGAGACCGTCCAAGAGCACAGCAAGTACGCGATCCCTAGCAAGGCCATGTCCATCCACACCGTCGTGCTTGCGACCAATACCGCTGTTGGCTCTGCTTTCCCTGCCGACGATGCCAGCGAGCAAGCGCTGTTCCGGAATCCACACGCCGACGGAGGCCTGTCCAAAAGCAGTCAATTCCATTCCGTCGTGCAGTCGACGGTGGCCTCCGCCAAGTTAGCCCACCAAAACAATGCTGGATCTTCCAGCGCAACCGTCCCCTGGAAAACCCAACAGCACTCCACGCTCGTATCCGGCCACAGGGCCCGCGAAATGGAGGATCCCAGCACCAAAGCCAACATGAAAGCCATGGCCGCTAAGGCCCTCTGGCAGCTCGCCAAGGGCAACGCCGACATATGCCGGAACATCACCGAATCCAGGGCCCTCCTCTGCTTCGCTGTGCTCCTCGAGAAAGGCACGGGAGATGTTCGATACAATTCCGCTATGGCATTGATGGAGATCACTCGCGTGGCGGAGCACAATGCTGACCTCAGGAAGTCTGCTTTCAAGCCTAATTCACCAGCGGCCAAGGCCGTCATCGACCAATTCCTGCAGATCCTCGAGGAGGGGGAGTACAACGACCTGCTCATCCCCAGCATCACGGCGTTCGGTTGCCTCTCGCGGACGTTCCGGGCGACTGAGACGCGCATCATTGCGCCATTGGTGCGGCTgttggacgagaaggatgtggcGGTGATGAGGGAGGCCGTGGTGGCCCTGACCAAGTTCGCGTGCACGGAGAATTACCTACACGTCAGCCATTCACAGGCCATGATTGAGGCCGGCGGGGCGAGGCACCTGATTCAGTTAGTGTACTTGGGAGAGCAGGTGCAGACAGAGGCCTTGATCTTGCTGTGCTACATTGCTAAGCATGTGCCGGACAGCCATGAGCTCGCGGAAACGGAGGTGCTCAGTGCGCTGTCGTGGGCTTCCAAGCAGCAGCACCTTGTGCAGGACCAGAGGCTGGATGAATTGCTGCCGGAGGCCAAGTCAAGGTTGGAGCTTTACCAGTCAAGAAGGGTGTAA